A genomic stretch from Pochonia chlamydosporia 170 chromosome 4, whole genome shotgun sequence includes:
- a CDS encoding ferro-O2-oxidoreductase (similar to Cordyceps militaris CM01 XP_006673508.1), which yields MLWNGDQIKRSPGELRPRSARLLSAVTFGGLVITGLCMSLLYLLDVQSRRNEDNNVVIPAQSAVPTVTPTGAPLRQHGFAPQSPEDSSNSILLHPEDHIYRTPKAIHLSWNITLEHRSPDGVSKPVYLINGQFPGPVIEARPGDQLVVDVYNGIHAHDHPGISIHWHGLAMRGANEMDGVEGLTQCAIQTFQNFTYQFQIPNNQAGTFWYHAHSGLQRADGLYGGLIVHKPVDNNQPGDQILHHYHNEQLLLIGDWYHRQAQDVLEWFVDPDHFGLEPAPDSLLLNGKGRFNCSMAVKARPVECRNVTNPILRLVNDNRIRLRIVNTGVSAGLSMGVSNGVMEVITVDGGCPVSHETASAAAIGVLYPGQRVDVILDRTTENPKSEKSDLLSKLTVELDRENMPLWNFALNRTQSFEMQSFGERKTQEASNVHTKKRLVDFLNLADVAGQPVPANLGIGQDPTQRAVLYSTMKIRAANHNHPVGSINHTSWTPDPKSRPLLSYPREEWADIVPQPTKVHKFDVPWFRTSGKDEWVDVVVNNFDDKGHPFHLHGYEFFVVGIAHASGMYRGYNPFDPQAVSEAAPLNTHNPLRRDTVYIPPMGYAVMRFPLYNDGLWLLHCHVLWHQAIGMGTVLQVGEVTESARQKSESTCYRQLRQ from the exons ATGTTATGGAATGGCGACCAGATCAAGCGGTCGCCTGGCGAGCTCCGACCCCGTTCCGCGCGTCTTTTGTCAGCAGTTACATTTGGAGGACTGGTTATCACCGGGCTGTGTATGAGTTTGCTTTACTTGCTCGATGTGCAGTCAAGACGGAACGAGGACAATAATGTAGTGATTCCTGCACAATCTGCTGTACCAACAGTCACTCCAACTGGAGCGCCATTGCGGCAACATGGATTCGCGCCTCAATCACCGGAGGACAGCTCCAACAGCATCTTGTTACACCCAGAGGACCACATTTATCGTACTCCAAAAGCAATTCACCTCAGTTGGAACATCACTCTCGAACATCGCTCCCCGGATGGGGTTTCAAAACCAGTATACTTGATAAACG GGCAGTTTCCAGGTCCCGTTATTGAAGCAAGACCAGGGGATCAGTTGGTTGTCGATGTGTACAATGGCATACATGCACATGACCACCCTGGCATATCAATACATTGGCATGGCTTAGCAATGAGAG GTGCCAATGAaatggatggtgttgagggtttGACGCAATGTGCCATTCAGACCTTCCAGAACTTCACGTACCAATTTCAAATCCCCAACAATCAAGCGGGAACATTCTG GTACCACGCGCACTCGGGCTTGCAGCGTGCTGATGGCTTATACGGAGGGTTAATTGTTCATAAGCCTGTCGATAATAATCAACCAGGAGATCAGATTCTGCACCACTATCACAATGAGCAGCTTTTGCTCATTGGGGACTGGTATCATCGACAAGCCCAAGACGTCCTGGAGTGGTTCGTGGACCCCGATCACTTTGGCTTGGAG CCTGCGCCGGACTCCCTTCTTTTGAATGGCAAAGGTCGCTTCAACTGCTCTATGGCCGTGAAGGCGCGCCCAGTTGAGTGCAGAAATGTGACAAATCCTATCTTGCGCCTCGTCAACGACAATCGCATCAGGCTCCGAATCGTTAACACTGG TGTCTCTGCGGGACTTAGTATGGGCGTGTCAAATGGTGTAATGGAAGTCATTACTGTAGATGGCGGATGCCCTGTTAGTCATGAGACAGCAAGCGCTGCGGCTATTGGCGTACTTTATCCGGGACAACGTGTTGATGTTATTTTGGATCGTACTACTGAAAACCCGAAATCCGAAAAATCAGACTTATTATCCAAACTTACCGTCGAACTTGACCGAGA GAATATGCCGTTGTGGAACTTTGCTCTGAATCGTACACAGTCCTTTGAGATGCAGTCTTTTGGCGAAAGAAAGACCCAAGAGGCATCGAATGTACACACGAAGAAACGGTTGGTTGATTTTCTTAACCTGGCAGATGTTGCAGGACAACCCGTGCCAGCGAACCTGGGGATCGGCCAAGACCCTACGCAACGTGCGGTCCTATATTCCACCATGAAGATCCGAGCCGCAAACCATAATCACCCTGTGGGCTCTATTAATCATACGTCGTGGACGCCTGACCCTAAATCAAGACCGCTGTTATCATACCCTCGTGAAGAGTGGGCAGATATTGTCCCTCAACCTACGAAGGTGCATAAGTTTGATGTCCCTTGGTTCAGGACGTCAGGAAAAGATGAATGGGTTGACGTCGTGGTAAACAATTTCGATGACAAGGGTCATCCATTCCACTTG CATGGATACGAATTTTTTGTCGTAGGAATAGCACATGCATCAGGCATGTATCGGGGATACAACCCATTTGACCCACAAGCCGTCTCTGAAGCAGCACCGCTAAACACACACAACCCTCTGCGACGAGACACAGTCTACATTCCTCCGATGGGTTACGCCGTTATGCGCTTCCCTCTATATAATGATGGCTTGTGGCTGTTACACTGCCACGTACTATGGCACCAAGCAATTGGCATGGGTACCGTACTTCAGGTTGGTGAGGTTACGGAGTCGGCCAGGCAAAAGTCTGAGAGCACATGTTACCGGCAGCTCCGTCAATGA